A genomic region of Anopheles coustani chromosome 3, idAnoCousDA_361_x.2, whole genome shotgun sequence contains the following coding sequences:
- the LOC131265334 gene encoding proton-coupled amino acid transporter-like protein CG1139 gives MGEEKKNYLFNGANFNNWSFRMEILLEELDLLDCIRVESDKVEEYKVLETDTAAEKLAKELKLRDRQKKDVKCKKGISGQFYILKKLSAMKFSESGSLQAHLLEFERMVRDLAAAGIQLQESLQYSMASTEMLAKVSSTGADGQVETAPEKDYDPYQHRIVDKPTSTIGTFMHVIKGAMGVGILSMPYAIRNGGLVFGVIGTFLLGLLYSHCVHLLVGTAYKICKRDRVPMLTYAQTVDRAFALGPVRTRPLGKNFKTFIDYYLMIALGPMIYMVFVGTTLHGVINSSTDLDWDVRIYILLAAIPAIVITQVREIKYLVPFSAIATTLIITNVVISLNYIFREPLSTDDRNLFPTFSSVAKFLGTAYLAFDATVLIFPISNQMKTPQHYLGCPGIVNVNNICLAFLYSFFGLMGYLRYGDAIQGSITLNFPTEEKLALIIQVLSAVAILFSIGIYFYVPQEIIWRKLHRRVKPQWHMVVQSFIRLLYLAVIVGIACGIPDIGTFVGIIGSMFNPILALWFPILVDTVYRWPSDFGWMKWRLVKNFLMGVFGSFLMITGTISSVKDIIELYD, from the exons atgggggaggaaaagaagaatTATTTGTTCAATGGCGCGAATTTCAACAATTGGAGCTTCCGGATGGAGATACTTCTAGAGGAGCTGGACCTTTTGGATTGTATTCGTGTTGAATCGGACAAAGTGGAAGAATACAAGGTGCTGGAGACCGATACGGCGGCAGAGAAACTGGCTAAGGAGTTGAAGCTGCGCGATAGGCAGAAGAAGGACGTTAAATGCAA AAAGGGCATATCAGGACAGTTCTACATCCTCAAAAAGCTTTCGGCGATGAAGTTTTCGGAGTCCGGTTCTCTTCAGGCGCACCTACTCGAGTTCGAGCGGATGGTGCGGGATTTGGCTGCTGCCGGCATACAACTACAGGAAAGCttg CAATACAGCATGGCATCAacggaaatgttggccaaggTCAGCTCCACTGGTGCGGATGGTCAAGTCGAAACTGCACCAGAAAAGGACTATGATCCATACCAGCATCGTATCGTCGACAAACCGACCTC GACAATCGGAACGTTCATGCACGTGATAAAAGGTGCCATGGGTGTGGGAATCCTATCGATGCCATACGCCATACGGAATGGAGGACTTGTTTTTGGAGTTATTGGAACGTTTCTTCTAGGACTACTATATTCACATTGTGTGCATCTACTA GTCGGCACCGCATATAAAATCTGCAAAAGAGATCGTGTCCCTATGCTGACGTATGCCCAAACAGTTGATCGTGCGTTTGCCCTTGGTCCAGTCAGGACGAGGCCGTTGGGCAAAAATTTTAA aACTTTCATCGATTACTACCTTATGATTGCGTTAGGCCCTATGATTTATATGGTCTTCGTCGGTACCACTCTACATGGCGTTATCAATAGCAGCACTGATCTCGACTGGGACGTCCGAATCTATATTTTATTGGCCGCGATACCAGCGATTGTGATAACCCAAGTGAGGGAGATCAAATATCTGGTCCCCTTCTCGGCCATCGCGACGACGCTGATCATTACCAACGTTGTGATTTCCTTAAATTACATCTTTAGAGAACCTCTTTCAACTGACGATCGGAATCTCTTTCCAACGTTTAGTTCGGTGGCGAAATTTCTCGG AACTGCATACTTGGCGTTCGATGCAACTGTACTTATTTTCCCCATTTCAAATCAGATGAAAACTCCACAGCATTACCTCGGTTGTCCGGGAATTGTGAATGTCAACAACATTTGCTTAGCATTCTTGTATAGCTTTTTTGGACTGATGGGATACCTCCGTTACGGCGATGCAATTCAGGGCTCTATAACACTGAACTTCCCAACCGAAGAAAA GTTGGCATTAATCATCCAAGTCCTGTCGGCCGTTGCCATTCTCTTCTCGATTGGTATATATTTCTACGTCCCACAAGAAATCATATGGCGTAAGCTGCACCGACGAGTTAAACCACAGTGGCACATGGTCGTGCAGTCGTTCATTAGGTTGTTATATTTAGCAGTGATCGTTGGCATTGCTTGTGGGATTCCAGATATCGGAACGTTCGTTGGAATTATCGGATCCATGTTCAACCCTATCTTAGCCCTCTGGTTTCCTATACTGGTCGACACCGTCTACCGGTGGCCTTCGGACTTTGGTTGGATGAAGTGGCGGTTGGTAAAGAACTTTCTTATGGGCGTATTTGGATCATTTCTTATGATAACCGGGACCATATCCAGCGTGAAAGACATCATTGAGCTGTATGATTAG